One part of the Mangrovibacillus cuniculi genome encodes these proteins:
- a CDS encoding glycosyltransferase family 2 protein has protein sequence MANNHVSVIIPTYNRPVELAELLESLTQQTFQDFDITIVNDNGTSINHIVTLYPELDVTIINTKENLHHIKARNEALKHASGTYIMTIDDDDWILPTHMETMVRKLEEEHADLAYSDVEIVHYKNFPTYRVPTSRHLFAYEYSVTNSRSFSTFVPSGALYRRALHDSLGTFDPHVRNYWDWDFFLRVQSSGGKIIRVPQASVIYAFGNNNASGNLENMRPYLDRLSEKHQLGDLPTANFWVLLSTPKMKEREAESVRMWDGLGVISRLASTTTKEIVS, from the coding sequence ATGGCCAACAATCATGTTTCGGTCATCATCCCAACTTATAACCGCCCAGTCGAGCTGGCGGAGTTACTGGAAAGCTTAACGCAACAAACATTCCAAGATTTTGATATAACCATCGTAAACGACAACGGAACATCAATTAATCACATTGTCACGCTATATCCAGAATTAGACGTCACGATTATCAATACCAAAGAGAATCTGCACCATATTAAAGCGAGAAACGAAGCGCTTAAACACGCAAGTGGGACCTATATTATGACGATCGATGACGATGACTGGATCCTTCCGACCCATATGGAAACAATGGTACGTAAACTAGAAGAAGAACATGCGGATCTCGCATACAGCGACGTGGAAATAGTTCATTATAAGAACTTCCCAACGTATCGAGTTCCCACGTCTAGACATTTATTTGCATACGAGTATTCGGTGACAAATTCACGAAGCTTCTCTACATTTGTGCCATCTGGTGCCTTATATCGCCGAGCTCTCCATGATTCTTTAGGAACCTTTGACCCACATGTACGAAACTACTGGGATTGGGATTTTTTCTTGAGAGTTCAATCTTCAGGAGGGAAGATTATTCGGGTGCCGCAAGCGAGTGTAATCTATGCTTTTGGCAACAATAATGCGTCAGGTAATCTAGAGAATATGAGACCATACCTGGATCGCTTATCTGAGAAACACCAATTAGGTGACTTACCCACTGCGAATTTTTGGGTATTACTGAGTACGCCTAAAATGAAGGAACGGGAAGCGGAGTCAGTTCGAATGTGGGATGGATTAGGAGTTATTTCTAGATTAGCTAGTACAACTACAAAAGAGATAGTGAGTTAA
- a CDS encoding helix-turn-helix domain-containing protein, with product MTVHEKLFMYRVKKLKMSQRRVAQMLHVSQATLSNYESGKRQLTLDILVHIRKTYNMSPDEFKDLFDDI from the coding sequence GTGACCGTACATGAAAAATTGTTTATGTATCGTGTAAAGAAGTTGAAGATGTCTCAGCGAAGAGTTGCTCAAATGTTACATGTGTCCCAAGCGACATTATCCAATTATGAGAGTGGTAAGAGGCAATTAACGTTAGACATTTTGGTCCATATTCGTAAAACGTATAACATGTCGCCTGATGAGTTCAAAGATTTGTTTGATGATATTTGA
- the pxpB gene encoding 5-oxoprolinase subunit PxpB, which translates to MKKRKPILSEVAPGELWIEFPIKTIDPRIQRYFEQLESRLSNWSKEQGFRLHTVYTYFAMSVRFNHFQIGNKVMKEYISSILSVLEFDRTEMIPMNERIKQIPVSYGGECGPDLTVVADRCGLTTKEVIQIHSEPLYFVYFLGFLPGFPYLGGLDARIHTPRRSVPRNQVTAGSIAIGGEQTGVYPVESPGGWHVIGKTDVKMMGPSNEPFVRPGDWVQFVPTS; encoded by the coding sequence ATGAAGAAACGTAAACCTATTCTTTCAGAAGTCGCACCCGGTGAGCTGTGGATTGAATTCCCCATAAAAACAATCGACCCCCGCATCCAGCGTTACTTTGAGCAGTTAGAGTCGCGTCTGAGCAACTGGTCTAAAGAACAAGGATTCCGTCTACACACGGTCTATACATACTTTGCAATGAGTGTTCGTTTTAACCATTTTCAAATAGGGAATAAAGTAATGAAAGAGTACATCTCTTCTATACTATCGGTGCTCGAGTTTGACCGAACTGAAATGATTCCAATGAATGAACGGATTAAACAAATCCCCGTTTCCTATGGTGGGGAGTGTGGTCCCGATTTGACCGTTGTGGCTGACCGCTGTGGACTTACGACAAAAGAAGTCATTCAAATTCACTCAGAACCACTTTATTTTGTGTATTTCTTAGGATTTCTTCCTGGATTCCCATACCTAGGAGGCCTAGATGCAAGAATCCATACACCGAGACGATCCGTGCCGAGAAATCAAGTAACGGCAGGGTCTATTGCAATTGGTGGAGAGCAAACAGGTGTATATCCTGTAGAATCACCAGGAGGCTGGCATGTCATTGGTAAAACCGACGTTAAAATGATGGGGCCGTCCAACGAACCTTTCGTTAGACCAGGTGACTGGGTTCAATTTGTACCAACCAGCTAG
- the pcp gene encoding pyroglutamyl-peptidase I, translating into MPKLLLTGFEPFLQFPVNPTEKIVQELDEDEIGGISIVGLVLPVDFEEASGILHRWMEEEQPDAIIMLGLAAGRSHITPERIAININDAGKEPDNHGRMPVDRPIRPNGPDGLFSTLPIREIVDTLQANGYPASISNTAGTYLCNHVMYEAILHQREFMDREVPTGFIHIPFSHEASIQYGKQTPSWSQKDLIEAIKLAIGCLDI; encoded by the coding sequence ATGCCAAAACTACTACTAACAGGATTCGAACCATTTCTACAATTCCCGGTCAATCCTACCGAAAAAATTGTACAAGAACTAGACGAAGACGAAATTGGCGGTATCTCCATCGTTGGACTGGTTCTGCCAGTCGACTTTGAGGAAGCGAGTGGTATCCTTCACCGTTGGATGGAAGAAGAACAACCAGACGCCATCATCATGCTTGGGTTGGCAGCGGGTCGTTCTCATATTACACCGGAAAGAATCGCTATCAACATTAACGATGCAGGGAAAGAACCAGATAACCATGGTCGTATGCCAGTTGATCGTCCAATTAGACCAAATGGCCCAGATGGATTATTTTCTACTTTACCAATTAGAGAGATCGTCGATACGCTTCAAGCTAATGGATATCCAGCATCCATCTCCAACACAGCTGGGACGTACCTTTGCAATCACGTCATGTACGAAGCCATCCTTCATCAACGAGAATTTATGGATCGCGAAGTCCCAACTGGGTTTATCCATATACCATTTTCGCACGAAGCGTCCATCCAATATGGCAAACAAACACCAAGCTGGTCTCAAAAAGATTTAATTGAAGCGATTAAATTAGCGATAGGTTGTCTAGATATATAA
- a CDS encoding Spo0E family sporulation regulatory protein-aspartic acid phosphatase, with product MVCIHEAFEMRRQKLLSFGEYNLHNLSSEEIVELSQQVDHFITLFQHNKCDELTIEWSEDPDSLVLYLKGELSDKSICSLSFVYEMLLPIFHLKKQVIVCAHSLTYIDSLGVQALINLANSCLEHETRLEFHLFPNYMHNVLKMIGFYGAIEENLTKNDSYIH from the coding sequence ATGGTTTGTATTCATGAAGCATTTGAGATGAGACGACAAAAATTATTGTCTTTTGGGGAGTATAACTTACACAATTTGTCCTCAGAAGAGATTGTAGAATTGAGTCAACAAGTGGATCATTTTATCACCTTATTTCAACATAATAAATGCGACGAATTAACGATAGAATGGTCAGAAGATCCAGACTCGCTTGTTCTTTATTTAAAGGGAGAACTAAGCGATAAATCTATCTGCTCTCTTTCTTTCGTGTATGAAATGTTGTTGCCTATTTTTCATTTAAAAAAACAAGTAATTGTTTGCGCCCATTCTTTAACATATATTGATTCTTTAGGGGTACAAGCGTTGATTAACTTAGCCAACTCATGTCTAGAACATGAAACGCGATTGGAGTTTCATCTTTTCCCTAACTACATGCACAATGTCCTAAAGATGATTGGTTTTTATGGGGCTATTGAAGAAAATCTAACAAAAAATGATTCCTATATACATTGA
- a CDS encoding helix-turn-helix domain-containing protein: protein MLFREFIVKYREEVLGLSMTDAAKRLSLSKQALNNYEKGTRDIPFDIAIHIKNLYSIPLDEFMKFVEGDNPLASSTRTLELHDRQVESEFEEAVNLLAEFPELRRYLVDLALKDAKIREKKVGSMLTILKELDRYRG, encoded by the coding sequence ATGTTATTCCGAGAGTTTATTGTGAAGTATCGAGAAGAGGTATTAGGCTTGTCCATGACAGATGCAGCAAAGCGCTTAAGTTTGTCGAAGCAGGCTTTAAATAATTATGAAAAAGGGACCAGAGACATTCCCTTTGATATTGCCATACATATCAAGAATCTATATTCTATCCCCTTGGATGAATTTATGAAGTTTGTAGAAGGAGACAACCCGTTGGCATCCTCCACTAGAACGTTAGAGTTACATGACCGACAAGTCGAGTCAGAGTTCGAAGAGGCAGTAAACCTGCTTGCTGAATTCCCTGAGCTACGTCGCTATTTAGTAGATCTAGCTCTAAAAGATGCAAAGATTAGAGAGAAGAAAGTTGGATCTATGTTAACTATTCTCAAAGAATTGGATAGGTATCGGGGATAA
- the galU gene encoding UTP--glucose-1-phosphate uridylyltransferase GalU, giving the protein MQVKKAIIPAAGLGTRFLPATKAQPKEMLPIVDKPTIQYIIEEAVASGIEDIIIVTGRGKRAIEDHFDKSYELEEALANKGKWNALEEVQSIANLANIHYIRQKEPLGLGHAVAQARTFIGNEPFAVLLGDDIVRADTPSLKQLINIYEETELPVIGVQTVQPEDVSKYGIVATKNEPLAPRATAISHLVEKPAQHEAPSNLAIMGRYVLTPDIFPILANLTPGSGGEIQLTDAINELNVLRQVIAYEFEGTRYDVGDKFGFIKATIDFALTRQDLRNDLLIYMQNMLAKSEKE; this is encoded by the coding sequence ATGCAAGTGAAAAAAGCCATCATTCCAGCAGCGGGGCTTGGCACTCGCTTCTTGCCCGCTACGAAAGCACAGCCGAAAGAAATGCTGCCGATTGTGGATAAGCCTACCATCCAGTACATCATTGAAGAAGCAGTCGCATCCGGCATTGAGGACATCATCATCGTAACTGGCCGAGGAAAACGTGCCATTGAGGATCACTTCGATAAATCGTACGAACTGGAAGAAGCTCTTGCAAACAAAGGAAAGTGGAACGCGCTAGAAGAAGTCCAGTCCATTGCCAACCTAGCGAACATTCACTATATCCGCCAAAAAGAACCGCTTGGGCTTGGCCACGCCGTCGCACAAGCTCGCACGTTTATCGGCAATGAGCCGTTCGCCGTTCTACTCGGTGACGACATCGTCCGCGCCGATACTCCAAGTTTAAAACAACTCATCAATATATATGAAGAAACAGAACTACCTGTCATCGGTGTACAAACCGTCCAACCAGAAGACGTGTCCAAATACGGCATCGTCGCAACCAAAAACGAACCGCTAGCACCACGCGCGACTGCAATCTCGCATCTAGTCGAAAAACCAGCTCAACACGAAGCGCCATCCAACCTTGCCATTATGGGTCGTTATGTTCTAACGCCTGATATTTTTCCAATCCTAGCGAACCTTACGCCAGGAAGCGGAGGCGAAATTCAGTTGACGGACGCCATCAACGAACTTAACGTACTAAGACAAGTCATTGCCTACGAATTTGAAGGTACAAGATACGACGTTGGAGACAAATTTGGTTTCATTAAAGCAACCATCGACTTTGCGCTCACACGTCAAGATCTACGAAACGACCTACTAATCTACATGCAAAACATGCTAGCGAAGTCGGAAAAGGAGTAG
- a CDS encoding peptidoglycan endopeptidase, producing MKKSILAFSLTTLLAASVFTSEVDAAEHKVQAKETLYSLSQTYNTTIDTIKDLNGLVKDTIYVGQVLQVPDPLIVHTVVAGDSVSKIAQKYTISVANLKSWNNLSSDALTIGQVLTVSIPSVVGSPIEKKETTAMKHTVVKGDTLYKIARKYNVTVAQVKEWNKLSSDVIKIGQSLRISSDAEVSSVVSSNIVEIAKAQLGVKYLWGGTSPKGFDCSGFIYYVLSQSGYNVTRMDSAGFFSAGTSVADPKPGDLVFFKDTYKKGISHMGIYLGNNEFIHASSSAGITITSLDNSYWKPKFVGYKQF from the coding sequence ATGAAAAAGTCGATTCTTGCATTTTCTCTTACTACATTACTAGCAGCTAGTGTTTTTACTTCTGAAGTAGATGCAGCGGAACATAAAGTACAAGCAAAAGAAACACTATACTCCCTTTCACAAACATACAATACAACCATAGATACGATAAAAGATTTAAACGGACTTGTTAAAGATACAATATACGTTGGGCAAGTTCTGCAAGTTCCAGATCCATTAATTGTACATACAGTAGTAGCTGGAGATTCCGTTTCAAAAATTGCACAAAAATACACTATTTCAGTTGCCAATCTGAAATCTTGGAATAATCTATCATCGGATGCTCTAACTATTGGACAGGTCTTAACGGTGTCTATTCCTTCTGTCGTTGGATCTCCAATTGAGAAAAAAGAGACTACAGCAATGAAGCATACGGTTGTAAAAGGCGATACGTTATATAAAATCGCAAGAAAATACAATGTTACAGTTGCTCAGGTAAAAGAATGGAACAAGCTATCTTCAGATGTGATAAAAATAGGACAATCTTTACGGATATCTTCTGATGCAGAGGTTTCTTCAGTTGTGAGTTCTAATATAGTAGAAATAGCAAAAGCGCAATTGGGCGTAAAATATCTTTGGGGTGGCACATCACCGAAAGGATTTGATTGTAGTGGCTTTATCTATTATGTTCTTTCACAGTCCGGTTATAATGTGACAAGAATGGATTCAGCTGGATTCTTCAGCGCAGGAACATCAGTAGCTGATCCGAAACCAGGAGATTTAGTATTTTTTAAGGATACGTATAAAAAGGGTATCTCTCATATGGGTATATATCTAGGGAATAATGAATTCATCCATGCTAGCTCTTCAGCTGGGATTACCATTACATCTTTGGACAACTCCTACTGGAAACCTAAATTTGTAGGATATAAGCAGTTTTAA
- a CDS encoding UDP-glucose dehydrogenase family protein: MKNIAIIGTGYVGLVTGVCLSEIGHHVTCVDIDQAKIETLQQGISPIYEPGLEELTKDNVQRGRLHFTTSYHQAFAEAEVIFIAVGTPQNPDGSANLTYVQQVSEQIGRHLTRRDTVIVTKSTVPVGTNRKVRDWIISQAPVDTRIHTVSNPEFLREGSAVQDTFQGDRIVIGTDSPFASILMEEVYSPFGLPIFSTDIESAELIKYASNAFLATKISFINEIANLCEKLGANVEDVAAGMGMDTRIGSQFLRAGIGYGGSCFPKDTKALVQLAGDVQHNFDLLESVIRVNHEQQRKLFTKAMEVLGSLQGKRIAMLGLAFKPNTDDMREAASLILIEELQKAGADIIAYDPIAMKKAQAILGDTIEYSQSVTECIQNADAAMIVTEWEDIKNTPLSTYVEQMKTPVILDGRNCYTIEEAAGYPVSYYSIGRPSSTT, encoded by the coding sequence ATGAAAAACATTGCAATCATCGGAACAGGATATGTTGGACTAGTGACAGGAGTATGCTTATCGGAAATCGGTCACCACGTTACGTGTGTGGATATTGACCAAGCAAAAATTGAGACATTACAGCAAGGCATCTCTCCCATCTATGAACCAGGACTGGAAGAACTCACGAAAGACAATGTTCAAAGAGGGCGCCTACACTTCACGACAAGCTACCACCAAGCTTTCGCCGAAGCGGAAGTCATCTTCATCGCGGTCGGTACTCCGCAAAACCCCGACGGTAGCGCCAACCTAACCTATGTGCAGCAGGTATCCGAGCAAATTGGACGCCATCTCACTCGACGTGACACCGTCATCGTGACAAAAAGTACCGTCCCGGTTGGTACCAATAGAAAAGTCCGCGACTGGATCATCAGTCAGGCACCAGTAGACACACGAATTCATACGGTCTCTAACCCAGAATTCCTGCGAGAAGGGTCCGCTGTCCAAGACACTTTTCAAGGAGACCGCATTGTCATTGGCACCGACTCCCCGTTTGCGTCTATACTAATGGAGGAAGTGTATAGCCCATTTGGACTACCGATCTTCTCCACAGATATCGAAAGCGCAGAACTGATCAAATACGCATCTAATGCGTTCTTGGCGACCAAAATCAGTTTTATCAACGAGATTGCCAACCTTTGCGAAAAGCTAGGGGCAAACGTGGAAGACGTGGCAGCAGGGATGGGGATGGATACCCGCATCGGCTCCCAATTTCTCCGTGCAGGCATCGGCTACGGTGGTTCTTGTTTCCCAAAAGACACAAAAGCGCTTGTACAGCTAGCGGGAGACGTGCAGCATAATTTTGACCTTCTAGAATCTGTTATCCGTGTTAATCATGAGCAACAACGTAAGCTTTTCACGAAAGCAATGGAAGTTCTAGGTTCTCTTCAAGGCAAACGAATCGCCATGCTAGGCCTAGCGTTTAAGCCGAACACAGATGACATGAGAGAAGCAGCGTCACTTATATTAATAGAGGAATTGCAAAAAGCTGGGGCAGATATCATCGCCTACGACCCAATCGCAATGAAGAAAGCGCAAGCAATCCTAGGCGACACCATTGAATATAGCCAATCCGTGACGGAATGTATCCAAAACGCCGACGCAGCCATGATTGTAACAGAGTGGGAAGATATTAAAAATACGCCGCTATCTACTTACGTGGAGCAGATGAAGACGCCGGTCATTCTCGATGGCCGCAATTGTTATACAATCGAGGAAGCAGCAGGGTATCCCGTATCCTACTATTCTATTGGGCGACCTTCTAGTACAACATAG
- a CDS encoding immunoglobulin-like domain-containing protein, protein MRKRIYTGIIVSFCVLIFSGCGTKEVKHNSQAEPIKEVVATIGEESAPTIQPYLDVMNAKWGSQTILYKEDMMGNASPTKPMEVIPKERFMELSMKDEVKDFTSSLYEVTEKEIKAEAIQTLQNSTAVSIPEGDAKVYSLEISAEKGKQYFLLFTSSKQPVASIKPSTTKINVGEEIRFLVKNEGLTTLMYGSDFSIFQEQNGEWVDVSPYDAFTAIVYMMPPGKDFVEVTTLQEPSLKAGKYKLVKKFGVENAPEKDFTLEAEFIIN, encoded by the coding sequence ATGAGAAAACGTATATACACAGGAATAATAGTGAGTTTTTGCGTCCTGATCTTCAGTGGTTGTGGAACGAAGGAAGTCAAACACAATAGCCAAGCAGAACCAATAAAAGAAGTGGTAGCTACTATTGGGGAGGAAAGTGCACCAACTATACAGCCATATCTAGATGTAATGAACGCAAAATGGGGCTCGCAAACTATCCTTTACAAGGAAGATATGATGGGGAACGCCAGTCCGACAAAGCCGATGGAAGTCATACCTAAAGAACGATTCATGGAACTATCAATGAAAGATGAAGTAAAAGATTTTACTAGTTCTCTATATGAAGTAACGGAGAAAGAAATAAAGGCAGAAGCTATTCAAACACTACAAAATTCAACAGCAGTAAGCATTCCAGAAGGAGACGCGAAGGTCTATTCTCTGGAGATTAGTGCTGAAAAAGGCAAACAATATTTCTTACTCTTCACATCATCCAAGCAACCCGTAGCTTCCATTAAACCTAGCACAACAAAAATCAATGTAGGAGAAGAAATTCGATTCCTGGTTAAAAACGAAGGGTTAACCACACTAATGTATGGATCCGATTTCTCCATTTTCCAAGAACAGAACGGCGAGTGGGTTGATGTATCACCATATGACGCATTCACAGCCATTGTGTATATGATGCCACCTGGTAAAGATTTTGTGGAGGTTACGACACTGCAGGAACCATCGCTGAAAGCTGGCAAATATAAATTAGTGAAAAAATTCGGTGTGGAAAATGCGCCAGAGAAAGATTTTACGTTAGAAGCGGAGTTTATCATTAACTAA
- a CDS encoding 5-oxoprolinase subunit PxpA encodes MTIYIDINADIGEGYGSYLQANESEMYPFITSANIACGFHAGDFMTIPSSIALAKKHGVAIGAHPGYPDRYGFGRKPMEFTAEEIYSMTLYQLGAIGQNADAQEVPLSHIKAHGALYHHVNSSSEAANAFMKAIQATKRPLFIYTIGGTVLEKVAREKGVRVVKEGFADRRYDANANIVPRSELNATLDDPVEMVQQIDFLVREKGIETICFHSDHPGALEKIHMVRNLLAEKGYAFRNIT; translated from the coding sequence TTGACTATTTACATAGATATTAATGCGGATATTGGGGAAGGGTACGGATCTTATTTACAAGCTAATGAATCAGAGATGTACCCCTTCATTACCTCAGCGAATATTGCATGTGGATTTCATGCAGGTGATTTCATGACGATCCCTAGTAGCATAGCTCTAGCAAAGAAACATGGTGTAGCCATCGGAGCACATCCAGGGTACCCAGATCGCTATGGGTTTGGGAGAAAGCCGATGGAGTTTACAGCAGAAGAGATCTATTCCATGACGCTTTATCAACTGGGAGCAATCGGACAAAATGCGGATGCTCAAGAAGTTCCATTATCACACATTAAAGCGCACGGGGCTCTTTATCACCATGTAAACTCTTCTAGTGAAGCAGCAAACGCCTTTATGAAAGCAATCCAAGCAACTAAACGACCATTATTCATCTACACTATTGGTGGTACTGTCCTAGAGAAAGTTGCGAGGGAAAAAGGGGTACGAGTAGTAAAAGAAGGTTTTGCAGACCGCCGATATGATGCAAACGCCAACATTGTACCTAGGTCAGAGCTCAACGCTACCCTAGACGACCCGGTTGAAATGGTACAGCAAATAGATTTCCTTGTAAGAGAAAAAGGAATCGAAACCATTTGCTTTCACAGTGATCACCCTGGTGCGCTAGAAAAAATACATATGGTAAGAAACCTATTAGCTGAAAAAGGCTACGCATTTAGGAATATCACATGA